In Terriglobales bacterium, the DNA window AACCACATGCCCAGCTTCTTGGAGTTGGTGCGGAACAGGGGCGGCTCGTACGCCCCTACCGCCGGGTGATGCACCGCCACATCCGCCATCGTGTTCGTCTCCGGTTATCGCAGAACGTGCAGCAGAACGAAGATGTAGACCCACAAGAGGGCCATGAAGTGCCAGTACCACGAAGTCACGTCCACCACGATCAGACGGCGCGCCAGCGGCGCCCTGCCCCAGGCAGTGAGCGCGGCATAAGCCAGCGCCAGCACCCCGCCCAGCAGGTGCGCGGCGTGCGTCCCGGTGAGAAGGTAAAAGAACGAGCTGCTGGGATTGCTGGCGATGTAGACGCCCTGGGCCTGCAACCCGCGCCAGGCCAGCCACTGGCCCAGCAAAAAGCCGGCGCCCAGCACCAGCGTCAGCGCCAGCCAGGGAGAGCGCGAAGCGCGGGCCTGGACCAGCCAGCGCGACTCGGCAGCGAACTGCGCCGCCAGGCTGCGCCGACCCAACTCCAGAGTGGCGCTGGAAGCCAGCAGGAGGGCCGTATTCAACCACAGGAGCGCGGGCAGGCTCAACGCCCGCCAGTCGAGCGCGTAAGCCTTGGTGGCATCGTCCCAAGTGCCCAGGTTCTGGCGCACGATGTAGGCGCTGGTGAAGGCCACGAAGAGCATCAGCACGGGGGTCAGGCCGGCCATCAGTCCGATGCGATAGCGGCGCAGCCGGCGGCGGAAGTCGGTGAGGGCCAGGTGGCCCCCGTCGCCGCCCCCCTGCGGAGGCCGCCCCGCGCCGCGCTCGCCCAGCTTGGGTTCGCGCTCATCGATCGCGATGGGTGGGGTCAGAGTCGCCATGATGCCTAGTGCGCCGCCCCCTCGCCGTACTGCTTGGGATCGTTCTGCATGACGAAGTCCTGGGGCGCGCCCGGCACGCTGTACTCGTAGGGGCCGTGGTAGACCACCGGGGTCTTCCCGCCGAAGTTGTCATGCGGGGGCGGCGAGGGCACCGTCCACTCCAGCGTGGTGGCTTCCCAGGGATTGATGGGCGCCTTCGGGCCCTTGAACATGCTCCAGAACAGGTTGATGAGGAAGAGGAACTGCGCCCCGATGGTGATGAAGGCGGCGATGGTGATGAAGTGCTGCAGCGGCATCAGACCGTGCAGATAGCTCACCTCGGTGAGCTGCGAGTAGCGCCGTGGGTGGCCGGCCAGTCCCAGGTAGTGCATGGGCATGAAGATGGCGTAGGCGCCGATGAAGGTCAGGAAGAAGTGGATCTTCCCCAGGCCGTCGTTCATCATCCGCCCGAACATCTTGGGGAACCAGTAATAGGTGGCCGCGAAGATGCCGAAGATGGCGGCCACGCCCATGATGAGGTGGAAGTGCGCCACCACGAAATAGGTGTCGTGCAGCGGGATATCGAGCGCCGGCTGCGCCAGGAAGGGGCCGCTCAGGCCCCCGGTCACGAATAACGAGACGAAGCCGATGGCGTAGAGCATGGGGGTGGTGAAGCGCACCCGCCCGCGCCAGATGGTTCCCAGCCAGTTGAAGGTCTTGATGGCCGAGGGCACGCCAATGGCCATGGTCATGTAGCTGAAGGCGAAGGCGGAGTAGGGGCTCATGCCGCTCATGAACATGTGGTGGCCCCATACCAGGAAGCCGAGCACCCCGATGGCCAGCACGGCATACACCATCGCCTTGTAGCCGAAGATGGGCTTGCGCGAGAAGGTGGAGAGCAACTGCGAGCACACCCCCATGCCGGGCAGGATGGCGATGTACACCTCGGGATGTCCGAAGAACCAGAACAGGTGCTGCCACAGCAGGGGGGAGCCGCCCTTGTGATTGATGATCTGCCCGCTCAGCACCAGCCCGCCGGGCACGAAGAAGCTGGTGCCGGCGTTGCGATCGAGCAGCAGCAGGATGCCCGCGGCCAGGAGCACGCCGAAGGCCAGCAAGCCCAGGATGGCGGTCACGAACCAGGTCCAGGTGGTCAGCGGCATGCGCATCAGCGACATGCCGCGCGCCCGCAGGTCCAGGGTGGTGGTGATGAAGTTCAGCGCCCCCATCATCGAGGCCACGCAGAACAGCGCGATGCTGGTGATCCACAGGTCGGCGCCCAGGCCTTCGCCCGGACCCGAGGATTGCAGGGCGCTCAGCGGAGCGTAGCCGGTCCAGCCGTGCAGGGGCGCGCCCCCGGTCACGAAGAAGGCCGCCACCATGACCACCAGGGCCAGGAAGGTGGTCCAGAAGGAGAGCATGTTGAGCACCGGGAAGGCCATGTCCGGCGCCCCGATCTGGATGGGCAGCATGTAATTGCCGAAGCCGCCCTGCGGCGCCGTGGTCAGCACGAAGAAGACCATGAAGGTGCCGTGCATGGTGAGCAGCGCCAGGTAGGTCTCGGGCTTGATGTCGCCGAAGATGGGCAGGTGGGCTTCCGGCCACACCAGGTGGATGCGCATCAGCAGCGACAGCCCCATTCCTAGAAATACCGAGAACAGCGCCAGGAAGTAGTACTGCAGGCCGATCACCTTGTGATCGAGGCTGAAAACATACTTGCGAATAAACCCAGTCGGTGCGGGATGAACGTGGACCTGTTCCGAAGTCGCCATGGTTTTACTGTTTCTCCGCCTCTCGCTCCGCCAGCCACTTGGCGAAGTCTTGTTCGCTGACCACCTTGAGCACGGCGTGCATCTTGTAGTGCCCCAAGCCGCAGAGTTCGGCGCAGGCGATCTCGTAGTCGCCGGTCTGGGTGGGGGTGAAGTGCATGTGGATCATCAGCCCGGGCACTGCGTCCTGCTTGAAGCGCATGGCGGGGATGAAGAGGGAGTGGATCACGTCCTGCGAACGCAGGGTGAGGTCCACCTGGCGGTTGACGGGCAGCACCATCACTCCCGAAACCACATCGTCCTTGCCGGCGGGGTCGGCGTCATCGATGCCCACAGCGTTGCCCACCGAGGCGTCTTCCAGCTCCGGCTTGGTGCGGCCGTACTGGCCGTCGGGCCCGGGATAGCGGAAGTACCAGGCGAACTGCAACCCCGTGGCCTCTACCTGGATGGCGCCCGGCTGCGGCGGGGTGAAGCGCTGCTCCGCCCAGATGCGGTTGCTGGCCATCACCAGCCCCAGGAAGAGGATGGCGGTCAGCGTCGTCCAGGTGAACTCCAGGGTGTTGTTGCCGTGGCTGAAGTGGGCCTTCTGCCCGCGGTCGCGGTAGCGCCACACGAACAGCCCCAGCCCCAGTTGGGCCGCCAGGAAGACGATGCCCATGAGCACAAAGGTGAGATCGAACTGGCGGTCGATGGCCGGGGCCGCGGCACTGGCCGCGTGCGGCAACCACCAGGTGTGGGCATAGAAGAAATAGGAACTTACCAGGGTGATCAGCCAGATGACGACCAGCAGAACCAGACCCATCAGCTACCGTCTCCCCAAGCCGAGAGTGGACACAGAAACCCGCAAGCCGTTGCTAAGCGTGCGCGTGGCGCGAGATGTTATCACACGACCTTGTGACATGCCAGACCTCGAGCCGGGGACGTCGCGGAAGGGAAGACGAGGGGAAGGGGAGCGGCCGCGCTCAACCGCGTCCGTTCGCGATCATGCGCAGGAATTCCTGGTGCACGCGCGGGTCCGCGCTCAGTTCGGGATGGAAGGTGGCGGCCAGCACCTTGTCTTGCCGGACGAGCACGGGCTCGCCTTGGCTGCTGGCCAGCACCTCCACGTCCGCGCCCACGCGCTCGAAGCGGGGAGCGCGGATGAAGACCATCTCCAGCGGGCCGCCCGCCAGCCGGGTCTCGCCCTCACGGATGGAACTCTCCACCTGCCGCCCGTAGGCGTTGCGGCGGATGCGCACGTCCAGCGCCTCCAGGCTGGGCTGCCGCGGGTTCTCCACTTCCTTCGCCAGCAGGATGGCGCCCGCGCAGGTGCCGAAGGTGGGCTTGGCGCGCGCGAAGGCGCGCAGCTTCTCCAGGAAGCCGCCCTGCTCGAGGAACTTCAGGAAGGTGGTGGACTCCCCCCCGGGAATGACCAGGGCATCCACGGCGTCGAGCTGCTCGGGCTGGCGCACCAGCGCCACCTCCGCGCCCAATTCCTCCAGCCGCCGCTTGTGCGCGTCGTAGTCGCCCTGGATGGCCAGCACGCCGACTTTCATGGGAAGCATTCAGCACTCCGCCGTCAGCGCTTAGCCGGCCCTAAGGAAGGACCCCCGCGGCGGGCTGAATGCTGGGTGCTGATCGCGGAGTGCTGCTCCTCTACCATCCCCGCTTCTGCAACAGGTCCGCTTCCGCCAGCGCGCCCACCGCCAGTCCGTGCATGGCGCTGGGCACGTCCTCGCTGACCTCGAGCAGCACCTTGGGATCGTCGAAGTGGGTGCAGGCCTTGACGATGGCGCGAGCGCGCCGCTCCGCCTCCTCGGGGGCGGCGAACTCGGTGGCGTTCTTCATGAAGATGCCCGACCCCACGAAGATGGCCTCTGCCCCCAGTTGCCGCACCAGGGAAGCGTCGGCGGGGGTAGCAATGCCGCCGGCGGAAAAGTTGGGCACCGGCAGCCTGCCTTCGCGGGCGACCATCTGCACCAGCTCGAAGGGCGCGCCCAACTCTTTGGCCCGGGCCATCAGTTCGTCTGCGCGCAGCACGGTCAGCTCGCGCATCTCCTTCATGATGGCGCGCATGTGCTTGACCGCGTGCACCACGTCGCCGGTGCCGGCCTCGCCCTTGGTGCGGATCATGGCCGCACCCTCGCCGATGCGCCGCAGCGCCTCGCCCAGGTTGCGCGCCCCGCACACGAAGGGCACCTGGAAGGCGTGCTTGTCCACGTGGTGCTCCTCGTCGGCCGGGGTCAGCACCTCGGACTCGTCCA includes these proteins:
- a CDS encoding cytochrome c oxidase subunit 3, which gives rise to MATLTPPIAIDEREPKLGERGAGRPPQGGGDGGHLALTDFRRRLRRYRIGLMAGLTPVLMLFVAFTSAYIVRQNLGTWDDATKAYALDWRALSLPALLWLNTALLLASSATLELGRRSLAAQFAAESRWLVQARASRSPWLALTLVLGAGFLLGQWLAWRGLQAQGVYIASNPSSSFFYLLTGTHAAHLLGGVLALAYAALTAWGRAPLARRLIVVDVTSWYWHFMALLWVYIFVLLHVLR
- a CDS encoding cbb3-type cytochrome c oxidase subunit I → MATSEQVHVHPAPTGFIRKYVFSLDHKVIGLQYYFLALFSVFLGMGLSLLMRIHLVWPEAHLPIFGDIKPETYLALLTMHGTFMVFFVLTTAPQGGFGNYMLPIQIGAPDMAFPVLNMLSFWTTFLALVVMVAAFFVTGGAPLHGWTGYAPLSALQSSGPGEGLGADLWITSIALFCVASMMGALNFITTTLDLRARGMSLMRMPLTTWTWFVTAILGLLAFGVLLAAGILLLLDRNAGTSFFVPGGLVLSGQIINHKGGSPLLWQHLFWFFGHPEVYIAILPGMGVCSQLLSTFSRKPIFGYKAMVYAVLAIGVLGFLVWGHHMFMSGMSPYSAFAFSYMTMAIGVPSAIKTFNWLGTIWRGRVRFTTPMLYAIGFVSLFVTGGLSGPFLAQPALDIPLHDTYFVVAHFHLIMGVAAIFGIFAATYYWFPKMFGRMMNDGLGKIHFFLTFIGAYAIFMPMHYLGLAGHPRRYSQLTEVSYLHGLMPLQHFITIAAFITIGAQFLFLINLFWSMFKGPKAPINPWEATTLEWTVPSPPPHDNFGGKTPVVYHGPYEYSVPGAPQDFVMQNDPKQYGEGAAH
- the coxB gene encoding cytochrome c oxidase subunit II, encoding MGLVLLVVIWLITLVSSYFFYAHTWWLPHAASAAAPAIDRQFDLTFVLMGIVFLAAQLGLGLFVWRYRDRGQKAHFSHGNNTLEFTWTTLTAILFLGLVMASNRIWAEQRFTPPQPGAIQVEATGLQFAWYFRYPGPDGQYGRTKPELEDASVGNAVGIDDADPAGKDDVVSGVMVLPVNRQVDLTLRSQDVIHSLFIPAMRFKQDAVPGLMIHMHFTPTQTGDYEIACAELCGLGHYKMHAVLKVVSEQDFAKWLAEREAEKQ
- the pdxT gene encoding pyridoxal 5'-phosphate synthase glutaminase subunit PdxT, which codes for MKVGVLAIQGDYDAHKRRLEELGAEVALVRQPEQLDAVDALVIPGGESTTFLKFLEQGGFLEKLRAFARAKPTFGTCAGAILLAKEVENPRQPSLEALDVRIRRNAYGRQVESSIREGETRLAGGPLEMVFIRAPRFERVGADVEVLASSQGEPVLVRQDKVLAATFHPELSADPRVHQEFLRMIANGRG
- the pdxS gene encoding pyridoxal 5'-phosphate synthase lyase subunit PdxS → MADNNGSGLRLKTGLAEMLKGGVIMDVTNSEQARIAEQAGAVAVMALERVPAQIRAQGGVARMASPRKIREIMDTVSIPVMAKCRIGHFAEAQILEALGVDYVDESEVLTPADEEHHVDKHAFQVPFVCGARNLGEALRRIGEGAAMIRTKGEAGTGDVVHAVKHMRAIMKEMRELTVLRADELMARAKELGAPFELVQMVAREGRLPVPNFSAGGIATPADASLVRQLGAEAIFVGSGIFMKNATEFAAPEEAERRARAIVKACTHFDDPKVLLEVSEDVPSAMHGLAVGALAEADLLQKRGW